Proteins encoded together in one Coregonus clupeaformis isolate EN_2021a chromosome 30, ASM2061545v1, whole genome shotgun sequence window:
- the LOC121546507 gene encoding peroxisome biogenesis factor 10: MPLVPANQPQLIRSSQKDEHYQHCLRNNANETFQTLAGSKRWLHWRKEFELLSDLAYCGLTTFSGYQTLGEEYVNIIQVDPTLCRLRVCGMTGDDEAIQSSYRLLGVVSLLQLALTLVLQLNIHRQRQRARQEWRQHRNLPSRSQSVEETNSPRASRCILCLEERRHSTSTPCGHLFCWECITEWCNTKTECPLCREKFQPPRLVYLRNY, translated from the exons ATGCCTCTCGTCCCTGCAAACCAGCCACAATTGATTCGCTCAAGTCAGAAGGACGAACATTATCAACACTGTCTGAGGAACAACGCGAATGAAACTTTCCAGACTCTTGCAG GGTCCAAGAGATGGCTGCACTGGAGAAAAGAGTTCGAACTTCTGTCAGACCTTGCATACTGTGGTTTAACCACATTCTCAG GGTACCAAACGTTGGGTGAGGAGTATGTCAATATCATCCAGGTGGACCCCACCCTGTGCAGA CTGCGGGTGTGTGGCATGACAGGGGATGACGAGGCCATCCAGAGCAGTTACAGGCTCCTGGGCGTGGTCTCCCTGCTGCAGCTGGCCCTCACGCTGGTCCTGCAGCTCAACATCCACCGGCAGAGACAGAGAGCCCGGCAGGAGTGGAGACAACACAGGAACCTGCCTTCCAG gtcccAGTCTGTAGAGGAGACCAACTCACCCCGTGCCTCTCGCTGTATCCTGTGCCTAGAGGAGAGGAGGCACTCGACCTCTACCCCATGTGGCCACCTGTTCTGCTGGGAGTGCATCACAGAGTGGTGTAACACCAAG ACAGAGTGCCCTTTGTGTCGTGAGAAGTTCCAGCCTCCTCGACTAGTCTACCTGAGAAACTATTAG